The following are encoded in a window of Thunnus albacares chromosome 17, fThuAlb1.1, whole genome shotgun sequence genomic DNA:
- the tcf20 gene encoding transcription factor 20 isoform X1 — MQNFSNSPAPPSLPPGFSGRGGGGPPYPPQPADPQISPRMTDDYVGMQQQSLHRAHHHPSQASHMLAYSARNRGAVEPPPTQGTIHSGSSNNPYRKDAMDYYFSMGGKDRHRRGGMAYGAGFGYPNIDGHLPHQYRHAGSGSAPSSGLMSPYPVDYASSAGSGGGAGAFSPSHQYNMSQNPAMQAVPGSQMQHRQHGQTFPAVHHGQQHRSYPHSGHRMTPQYPHYSPQGGASTGSSGMYSPPLQRYLDGAASTGFDPKVNSSPSVNSSSNSVSGSVAANNVGPMENVQQSYHASTYPGYSPQTLSLHKQATLQHRNSQHNLGVGFDNSLKMQHQGPSPSSIYAKHHQASNPSIPQAASQEIAKSPMHPTAQQTQINQNFSPISNPSPAASAVHSPSCSSSPSPLMGVSEAHGNPSGHGPSHPPTSNPRSSHGHGRLLQTMPQLSPTPNSNSSISSCGSSGSHKAHSMSAVGGSSLPSTGRNKMGPGTGIGSREEGSSVYSSSPLDKMQDAGLNSLNALSSQVANLPNTVQHMLLTDTVLSHRKGKDGGQMQQPSHGVPPSQPRSRNASAASSTSTVKDGSAAGTGDGASLDAGADEDSSLVSVGGSSGTKVEREDQFSEGEQGRVRQMSGASSGSEPAGYHLPSHSQTQPQTGQASNVKTVTCDSPLKEPAVSETKGNEAHVPSSSSSPSFGCQSSETGPNSHSTPPVSSSPSSTSSSIPPPQPNCVSEPGLTYNDQRGGHRKTAEIKNEVIKNESDGAAEKIEKGSNQMQRDGEADTQNGQDKENRLHTAPRLHSNEREEKHTSEEQQSASSVGVIVSARSEGSHTEKSKQPQDNCVEEKQPQSYLRESSSHNGEEGVDLSLYSSHHQSHQKSNFGRPQNPPQSGPHKYGYLESTYGSDLSMKNRGRAGPAGVMESNSRYLGYQQSQTGYGPVHPKDVGSVAEALVKRGQAAAAKGHEDNSQMQQFPSLLQEVLQGYNLDRRYGRPEQAFPAHLQVQQQFQTRHPYGMAESMRMQSGATEASAHSAQMGSSGKPPHPNQRHGGEPDFATDSPSSVKSEVTNTKILQNAEKSEGGVSQSHLPQATESQQPPPKHINLADYSLPQRKALSNVSTPSSAVQELLLQEPEPLTGSIGQTESQKSSGSILAPSERRSVICDVSPNRRSTPERDRETDREREREKSQSGASVIQQPFSSPAAANDLSKKDTVEKQVVKMETASKEAGPDAANLQTDHHGSGGANEPDMEYHSKSVHSSVVMNADPFRPLPPHPMSTNPLSSPSRHQSYLHGVDLSTGNASSFPGYRFGDTREGNIMPRGNPHFPPHHPYHSLSPQTQPTNKLQMYPHPRGHPHHPHDMNDWVKAMNRPAKEMMMQPGSSPGRHKVSQSEQRQRMISQTDIPSEQHATKTSLHHRYFDMKMWDSTHPGREGARMIEGDSFYRTQPPPAPAPAPAPAPAPVASHGPVPPQKTHGPSAAEPYVSRGAAEEAKHPCPPPPPSSTKLPADMNSTQPQVQRQNKAGGSGDTNPLILRRRVRSFISPIPAKRQLQDASQQRAATNSHHSPGAQSESGHHNEDDSSSSDIPCPRLSSPLPGDNTYSQPLSPSGGNTKVLPPRKGRGLKLEAIVQKITPNIKKPAGHADDESNHYPVFSHSEIPPFNDSQDQDLAHFPRVAGGDDSYMDESHSLNDMIPFRGVDETGPLPPSAYPCDPHQTSQALKQQDFDFGLGAAVASASGDKEDFTLLGPLPPPPPLPRPVQGSPPPSSSALSDIQHFTNTYQQLETRRGEQSAANLLRQKLQESGMGFDDYPGSDYYGGTPPHQGHMLNRQHQMSSGRSSLSPQDSKPPESIVPKGYFPSGKKKGRPVGSVNKQKRAQNQAQTPVQAQSPAQAQNTTVSAPPAPPTPTVAAPTAPQTVQTISSTEDSAAPALPDNESTPPLAPPILTQVVKVDVESEDTQPEIEVKPVRRRRKGVKDEDEPLEGRGRQRRRRRGAAAAAAAVTQSVAKDDPDTPLGAGGSLGTNRALLDPNRKGPFVPHIHVEKKIPEIGAVCTIVNAEEDKMKGERSAVSGKASGSGIESILSSALSFQLSRRDREAENRETDEVETTLQSGKALPSSGYVVSGPVITETNHSGRLLCCLCQKWANYKHLGDLYGPYYPAEYAAKLPKNPPQVRQCQATTGTNKTGPNSDISSNALSTIQETQTQDAQFTMPSTETDYAISLDSNPVSLTTTVRTSSPPGKEEMIMPVAGMLTSTASSSSSSSSSTTTSKTTSLTWDMNLDIRPIPELKREPDLEIDQQQMQKQPQQPSDEAQQRPQHRKLTSHPRFKRRHKSSEESPRMVPSNSKASLPFQPPPPALDSLGPLAQLAQLPQMPLDPEELWVHEGCIVWTSGVYLVNGRLYGLQEALDGARETCCSFCEMVGSTLGCYSKGCTLRYHYMCAIEADCSLNEDNFSLRCPKHKVKKESLPRASGQPSQCTWSSQREAERNAEEEETQESGSCKFGPQKTEK; from the exons atgcagaatttTTCTAACAGTCCGgctcccccctctctcccccctgGGTTCagtgggaggggaggaggaggacctCCGTATCCCCCTCAGCCAGCAGACCCTCAAATCTCCCCAAGGATGACAGATGATTACGTAGGGATGCAACAGCAGAGCCTGCACAGAGCCCATCACCACCCCAGTCAAGCCAGCCACATGCTTGCTTACAGTGCTCGAAACAGAGGAGCTGTGGAGCCACCGCCAACACAGGGTACCATTCACAGTGGCAGCAGTAACAACCCTTACAGGAAAGATGCCATGGATTACTATTTTTCAATGGGTGGGAAAGACAGGCACAGAAGGGGGGGTATGGCTTATGGGGCAGGCTTTGGGTACCCTAATATCGATGGACATTTACCTCACCAGTACAGGCATGCTGGATCTGGCTCTGCACCATCATCTGGCCTGATGTCACCATATCCAGTAGACTATGCTTCCAGTGCTGGTTCAGGTGGAGGTGCTGGAGCGTTCTCTCCTTCTCATCAGTACAATATGAGTCAGAACCCTGCAATGCAGGCAGTGCCAGGTTCTCAAATGCAGCACCGCCAGCATGGACAAACCTTCCCAGCTGTCCACCATGGACAGCAGCATAGGAGCTATCCACACTCTGGGCACAGAATGACCCCTCAGTACCCGCATTACTCCCCACAGGGTGGAGCATCCACAGGGTCATCAGGAATGTACAGCCCCCCTCTGCAGAGATATCTCGATGGGGCTGCTAGCACTGGGTTTGATCCCAAAGTCAACAGTTCTCCCAGTGTCAACTCCAGTTCAAACTCAGTCTCTGGTTCAGTTGCTGCTAATAATGTGGGGCCAATGGAGAATGTTCAACAGAGTTACCATGCTTCAACTTATCCTGGATATTCCCCACAGACACTTTCACTTCACAAGCAAGCCACACTACAGCACCGCAACTCACAGCACAATTTAGGGGTGGGTTTTGACAACTCTCTCAAGATGCAGCACCAGGGCCCGTCTCCAAGCTCTATATATGCTAAACATCATCAAGCCTCCAATCCCAGTATACCTCAAGCAGCATCCCAAGAAATAGCCAAATCCCCGATGCATCCCACTGCTCAACAAACCCAAATTAACCAAAACTTTAGCCCGATATCCAACCCCTCTCCAGCTGCCTCCGCAGTACATTCTCCCAGCTGTAGCTCCTCTCCTTCCCCTTTGATGGGTGTCTCAGAGGCACATGGAAACCCCTCAGGTCATGGTCCTTCACATCCTCCTACATCAAACCCCCGTAGCAGCCACGGTCATGGTAGATTACTGCAGACCATGCCTCAGTTAAGTCCCACACCCAACTCAAATAGCAGCATCAGTAGTTGTGGTAGCAGTGGCAGTCATAAAGCTCATAGCATGAGTGCAGTTGGAGGAAGTAGTCTTCCTTCAACAGGCCGCAACAAAATGGGTCCAGGTACAGGAATTGGATCCCGCGAGGAAGGTTCCTCTGTTTATTCATCTTCTCCACTCGACAAAATGCAGGATGCCGGCCTGAATAGTCTTAATGCCTTGAGCTCACAAGTAGCCAATTTACCAAACACAGTTCAGCACATGCTCCTCACTGACACAGTGCTTTCACATAGGAAGGGGAAAGATGGCGGGCAGATGCAACAGCCATCACATGGCGTGCCCCCATCGCAACCAAGGAGTAGAAATGCAAGTGCGGCTTCAAGTACTAGCACAGTCAAAGATGGAAGTGCAGCGGGGACTGGTGATGGTGCCAGTTTAGATGCTGGTGCCGATGAAGACTCCTCATTGGTGTCAGTTGGAGGCTCATCGGGGACCAAGGTGGAGCGAGAGGATCAGTTTTCCGAGGGGGAACAAGGAAGAGTGAGGCAGATGAGTGGTGCAAGCAGTGGATCTGAACCAGCTGGCTATCATCTTCCTTCTCACAGTCAAACCCAACCACAGACTGGACAAGCATCAAATGTTAAAACAGTCACATGTGATTCTCCGTTAAAAGAACCAGCTGTTtctgaaacaaaaggaaatgaaGCTCACGTtccctcttcatcctcatctccATCTTTTGGATGTCAATCGTCAGAGACTGGCCCAAATTCACATTCAACACCTCCAGTTTCCTCATCCCCCTCATCCACCTCCTCCAGTATTCCTCCACCCCAGCCAAATTGTGTCTCAGAGCCTGGTTTAACATATAATGACCAGAGAGGTGGCCATAGAAAGAcagcagaaattaaaaatgaagtCATCAAAAATGAAAGTGACGGTGCGGCTGAAAAAATAGAGAAAGGCAGTAACCAAATGCAACGAGATGGAGAAGCTGATACACAGAATGGTCAGGACAAAGAAAATAGGTTGCACACTGCACCCAGATTACACAGTAATGAGAGGGAAGAAAAGCACACATCTGAGGAACAGCAAAGTGCTAGTAGCGTTGGTGTGATTGTTTCAGCTCGGTCTGAGGGAAGTCACACTGAAAAAAGCAAACAACCCCAAGACAACTGTGTAGAGGAGAAACAGCCACAGTCTTATTTAAGAGAGTCAAGCAGTCATAATGGGGAGGAAGGTGTTGATCTGAGTCTATATTCCTCCCATCACCAATCCCATCAGAAATCAAATTTTGGACGGCCTCAGAATCCTCCCCAGTCTGGACCACATAAATATGGCTACCTAGAATCAACATATGGCTCAGATTTGTCAATGAAGAACAGAGGGAGGGCTGGCCCAGCGGGAGTAATGGAATCAAATTCCAGATACTTAGGGTACCAACAATCACAAACTGGTTATGGCCCTGTGCATCCAAAAGATGTGGGATCTGTAGCAGAGGCATTGGTGAAGAGAGggcaagcagcagcagctaaaggTCATGAGGATAATTCTCAAATGCAGCAGTTTCCAAGTCTTTTACAGGAGGTTCTTCAAGGTTACAATTTAGACAGACGTTATGGCAGGCCAGAACAGGCATTTCCTGCACATCTGCAAGTTCAACAACAGTTTCAAACCAGACACCCGTATGGCATGGCTGAAAGTATGAGGATGCAAAGTGGAGCCACTGAGGCATCGGCTCATTCTGCCCAAATGGGTAGCTCTGGAAAGCCCCCACATCCAAACCAGAGGCATGGAGGGGAGCCTGATTTTGCAACAGATTCTCCGTCCTCAGTGAAGTCAGAAGTGACAAATACAAAGATATtacaaaatgctgaaaaatctGAAGGGGGTGTGTCCCAGAGTCATTTACCACAGGCTACAGAGTCTCAGCAACCCCCACCAAAACATATAAACTTAGCTGACTATTCTCTTCCACAGAGAAAAGCATTATCTAATGTGTCCACTCCATCCTCTGCTGTGCAGGAGCTCCTTTTGCAAGAGCCAGAGCCGTTAACAGGCAGCATTGGTCAAACTGAGTCTCAAAAATCATCAGGCTCCATATTAGCCCCATCAGAGCGGCGCTCTGTCATCTGTGATGTGTCGCCAAACCGACGCAGCACACCAGAGAGGGACAGGGAAactgatagagagagagagcgggagaaaAGTCAGAGTGGAGCCTCTGTGATTCAACAGCCATTTTCCTCTCCAGCAGCAGCCAATGATCTGAGTAAAAAGGATACTGTAGAGAAACAAGTGGTGAAAATGGAAACAGCATCAAAAGAGGCTGGCCCAGATGCTGCAAATTTACAAACTGATCATCATGGAAGTGGAGGAGCTAATGAGCCTGATATGGAGTATCATTCCAAGTCTGTTCATTCATCTGTTGTAATGAATGCTGACCCCTTTAGGCCCTTGCCTCCTCATCCTATGAGCACTAATCCTTTATCTTCACCATCAAGGCATCAGTCCTATCTCCATGGTGTTGATTTATCAACTGGCAATGCCAGCAGTTTTCCTGGTTATCGATTTGGAGATACAAGAGAAGGCAATATAATGCCACGCGGTAACCCCCATTTCCCCCCACACCATCCATACCACAGTTTATCCCCCCAGACTCAACCCACAAATAAGCTTCAAATGTATCCTCACCCTCGTGGCCACCCTCATCACCCCCATGACATGAATGACTGGGTAAAAGCAATGAACAGGCCAGCTAAGGAGATGATGATGCAACCTGGTTCTTCCCCAGGAAGACACAAGGTCAGTCAAtcagagcagagacagaggatGATCTCCCAAACTGACATACCCAGCGAGCAACATGCAACCAAAACTTCACTCCATCATCGATACTTTGATATGAAAATGTGGGATTCAACACACCCTGGAAGAGAAGGTGCTAGAATGATAGAGGGAGACTCTTTCTACAGAACACAACcacctcctgctcctgctcccgCTCCcgctcctgctcctgctcctgtaGCTTCACATGGCCCTGTTCCTCCACAAAAGACTCATGGCCCAAGTGCTGCTGAACCTTATGTCTCCAGAGGAGCCGCCGAGGAAGCCAAACATCcctgccctcctcctccacccagCTCCACTAAGCTTCCTGCTGACATGAACTCCACTCAGCCACAGGTGCAGCGTCAAAATAAAGCTGGAGGTTCTGGAGACACAAATCCCCTAATATTGAGAAGGAGAGTTCGTTCTTTTATCTCTCCTATTCCCGCCAAAAGGCAACTTCAGGATGCGTCTCAGCAGAGGGCTGCCACAAACTCACATCATTCCCCTGGGGCTCAGTCTGAGTCAGGCCATCACAATGAAGATGACTCATCCAGTTCAGATATTCCATGTCCCAGGCTGTCTTCCCCTCTGCCCGGAGATAATACCTATTCACAACCTCTATCTCCATCAGGTGGTAATACCAAGGTTTTGCCTCCCAGGAAAGGACGGGGTTTGAAACTAGAGGCAATAGTGCAGAAAATCACACCAAATATTAAAAAGCCAGCAGGCCATGCTGATGACGAGTCAAATCATTACCCAGTCTTCTCTCACTCAGAAATACCACCGTTTAATGATTCACAGGACCAAGACTTAGCACATTTCCCCAGGGTTGCAGGGGGGGATGATAGTTACATGGATGAAAGTCACTCATTAAATGACATGATTCCTTTCAGAGGAGTTGATGAGACTGGGCCTTTACCTCCATCTGCCTACCCATGTGATCCCCATCAGACATCCCAAGCCCTCAAACAACAAGATTTTGACTTTGGATTAGGAGCTGCTGTGGCATCAGCATCCGGTGACAAGGAGGACTTTACTTTGCTCGGACCTttaccccctcctcctcctcttcctcgcccAGTCCAGGGCTCCCCACCTCCATCTTCATCTGCCCTGTCAGACATTCAGCATTTCACTAACACCTACCAGCAGCTCGAGACAAGAAGAGGAGAGCAGTCTGCCGCTAACCTTCTTCGACAGAAACTTCAAGAATCTGGCATGGGATTTGATGATTATCCTGGCAGCGACTACTATGGAGGCACCCCGCCCCATCAAGGACACATGCTGAACAGACAACATCAGATGTCCTCTGGTAGGTCCAGTCTGTCGCCACAAGATTCTAAGCCACCAGAGAGTATTGTACCTAAAGGCTATTTCCCATCTGGCAAGAAGAAGGGCAGGCCAGTAGGGAGTGTGAATAAACAAAAACGGGCCCAGAACCAAGCCCAAACACCAGTGCAGGCCCAGTCTCCAGCCCAGGCTCAGAACACAACTGTGAGCGCACCTCCAGCCCCGCCCACTCCAACTGTAGCTGCACCCACAGCCCCACAGACAGTGCAGACTATCAGCAGCACAGAAGACTCCGCAGCCCCCGCTCTGCCAGACAATGAAAGCACTCCCCCGCTGGCCCCTCCCATTTTAACCCAGGTAGTGAAAGTAGATGTTGAGAGTGAGGACACACAGCCAGAGATTGAAGTGAAACCTGTGCGACGGAGACGCAAAGGTGTGAAAGATGAAGACGAGCCACTAGAAGGAAGAGGACgacagaggagaaggaggaggggagcagcggcggcggcggcagctgTGACACAATCGGTGGCCAAAGATGACCCAGATACACCTTTAGGGGCAGGAGGGAGTCTCGGCACAAATAGAGCACTCCTGGATCCAAATAGAAAGGGCCCGTTTGTTCCACACATacatgtggagaaaaaaataccAGAGATTGGGGCAGTGTGCACCATTGTAAATGCTGAGGAGGACAAGATGAAAGGAGAGCGTAGTGCAGTCAGTGGGAAAGCAAGCGGAAGTGGAATTGAATCTATCCTGTCCTCAGCTCTTTCCTTCCAGTTATctaggagagacagagaagcagagaataGGGAGACAGACGAGGTGGAAACTACACTTCAGTCAGGAAAAGCACTTCCTTCATCTGGCTATGTTGTTTCAGGCCCTGTGATTACAGAGACCAATCACTCTGGTCGCCTGCTTTGCTGCCTTTGTCAGAAATGGGCAAATTACAAACACCTTGGAGATCTCTATGGGCCTTACTATCCAGCTGAATATGCTGCAAAGCTCCCCAAGAACCCGCCCCAGGTCAGACAATGTCAAGCGACCACaggcacaaacaaaacaggaccAAATTCAGACATAAGCTCAAATGCTTTGAGTACTAtccaagaaacacaaacacaagatgcTCAGTTTACCATGCCCTCAACTGAGACTGACTATGCCATCAGCCTAGATTCAAACCCAGTGTCTCTTACCACTACCGTTAGAACTTCCTCTCCACCTGGTAAGGAGGAAATGATAATGCCTGTGGCTGGCATGCTCACCAGcactgcctcctcctcctcctcctcttcctcctccacaacTACCAGTAAAACAACATCACTAACCTGGGACATGAATCTAGATATCCGACCTATCCCTGAGCTTAAGAGAGAGCCGGACCTTGAGATTGACCAGcaacaaatgcaaaaacagcCGCAGCAGCCGTCAGATGAAGCCCAACAACGACCTCAACACAGAAAGCTGACCTCACATCCCCGCTTTAAACGGAGGCACAAATCGAGTGAGGAATCCCCCAGAATGGTACCATCCAATAGTAAGGCGTCCCTGCCCTTCCAGCCCCCACCGCCAGCCTTGGACTCCCTGGGACCCTTGGCACAACTCGCCCAGCTGCCTCAGATGCCCCTAGACCCAGAGGAGCTGTGGGTCCATGAAGGATGTATAGTGTGGACCAGTGGAGTGTACCTTGTCAATGGGAGACTGTACGGCCTGCAAGAGGCACTAGATGGCGCCAGAGAAACA TGCTGCTCATTCTGTGAGATGGTTGGCTCAACCCTTGGCTGCTACAGCAAAGGCTGTACACTTCGCTACCACTACATGTGCGCTATTGAAGCAG ATTGCTCTCTGAATGAAGATAACTTCTCACTTCGGTGTCCGAAGCACAAGGTAAAGAAGGAGAG TTTACCCAGAGCATCCGGCCAGCCAAGTCAGTGTACCTGGAGCAGtcagagagaggctgagagaaatgcagaggaagaagagacacAGGAGTCTGGGAGCT GTAAGTTTGGACCACAGAAGACTGAGAAATGA